In Mytilus edulis chromosome 4, xbMytEdul2.2, whole genome shotgun sequence, the following proteins share a genomic window:
- the LOC139519013 gene encoding fibrinogen C domain-containing protein 1-like, which translates to MIMTSLSLEIGVFLGFIVVLVNSTSIQSNSGSYTRIPIDCGDIDIKRGSGVYMIYPTGSLDGFNVYCNMKEDNVGGGWTVFQRRMNGAVDFYRGWDDYKTGFGTLEEEHWLGNENLHILTSQAEYQLLITLQDFANHTGYAKYANFNIANEAAKYKMTCSSYKGNVGDSLARSIGQNFTTKDQDNDKSAHNCATSFKGAWWYKDCHNSNLNGQYLGGTHTSFADGVNWKAWKGYHYSLKATMMMIRRKI; encoded by the exons ATGATCATGACATCTCTCTCTTTGGAAATTGGAGTGTTTCTTGGGTTCATTGTGGTGTTGGTGAATTCAACAAGTATTCAAAGTAATA gcGGATCTTACACCCGAATTCCCATAGACTGTGGggatattgatattaaaagaggGAGTGGTGTTTACATGATTTACCCGACAGGCTCTTTAGATGGCTTCAATGTATATTGCAATATGAAAGAAGATAATGTAGGTGGGGGATGGACG GTATTCCAAAGACGAATGAATGGTGCAGTAGATTTTTACAGAGGATGGGATGATTATAAAACGGGATTTGGAACACTTGAGGAAGAACATTGGCttg GCAACGAAAATCTTCATATTCTGACCTCCCAAGCCGAATATCAGCTATTAATTACATTGCAAGATTTTGCAAATCACACTGGATACGCTAAATATGCAAACTTTAACATTGCTAATGAAGCTGCGAAATACAAGATGACATGCTCATCCTATAAAGGCAACGTTG GTGACTCATTGGCAAGATCTATCGGGCAGAATTTTACAACTAAGGATCAAGATAATGACAAGTCTGCTCACAACTGTGCTACTTCGTTTAAAGGGGCCTGGTGGTACAAAGACTGCCATAATTCTAACTTAAATGGACAGTATCTTGGCGGAACACACACTTCCTTTGCTGATGGTGTCAACTGGAAAGCTTGGAAAGGCTATCATTACTCTCTTAAAGCGACAATGATGATGATACGTAGAAAGATATAA